A single genomic interval of Musa acuminata AAA Group cultivar baxijiao chromosome BXJ3-4, Cavendish_Baxijiao_AAA, whole genome shotgun sequence harbors:
- the LOC135637113 gene encoding probable inositol transporter 2 has product MEGGVHKADKTEFKECFNLTWKQPYILRLAFSAGIGGLLFGYDTGVISGALLYIRDDFESVDRSTVLQETIVSMAVAGAIIGAGFGGWLNDRFGRRPSIILADLLFFVGAIIMAAAPIPGIIILGRIFVGFGVGMASMTSPLYISEASPARIRGALVSTNGLLITGGQFFSYLINLAFTKAPGTWRWMLGVAAVPALVQFLLMLSLPESPRWLYRKEREEEAVDILRRIYPAEEVEAEIAALRLSVEAEIAEEGSIGEYSLPGKLRKALSNVAVRRGLVAGILCQVAQQFVGINTVMYYSPTIVQLAGFASNSTALALSLITSGLNALGSIVSIYFVDRAGRRRLLLLSLIGIVTCLALLSGVFFGATKHSPAVSKEETQLFGNYTCPAFNPISGMEWTCMDCMRATSECGFCAHEGNKLLPGACLRSDSTVRDACHANHREWYTRGCPSNFGWLALVALGAYIVSYSPGMGTVPWIVNSEIYPLRYRGLCGGLAAVANWISNLIVTQTFLSLTEALGTAPTFLLFCGISAVAFVFIFLLVPETKGLSFEEVEKMLESNDYKAWHGARTQESKDHN; this is encoded by the exons ATGGAAGGCGGTGTTCACAAAGCAGATAAAACTGAATTTAAGGAATGCTTTAATTTGACATGGAAGCAGCCATATATCCTTCGTCTGGCATTTTCTGCTGGCATTGGTGGTCTGCTTTTTGGTTATGATACAG GTGTTATCTCTGGAGCACTTCTTTACATTAGAGATGACTTCGAATCAGTTGATCGGAGCACAGTGCTGCAG GAAACCATTGTCAGCATGGCTGTAGCTGGAGCTATAATAGGAGCTGGATTCGGTGGATGGTTGAATGACAGATTTGGAAGAAGACCTTCTATTATATTGGCTGATTTGTTGTTCTTCGTTGGTGCTATAATAATGGCTGCTGCCCCAATTCCTGGAATTATAATTCTTGGGAGGATCTTTGTGGGATTTGGAGTCGGGATGGCTTCTATGACCTCTCCACTGTACATTTCTGAGGCTTCTCCTGCAAGAATTAGAGGTGCTCTTGTTAGCACTAACGGGCTACTGATAACAGGAGGACAATTTTTTTCTTACCTTATAAATCTGGCATTCACCAAG GCACCTGGTACTTGGCGATGGATGCTTGGGGTTGCAGCAGTTCCAGCACTTGTTCAATTTTTGTTAATGTTGTCCCTTCCTGAGTCACCTAGATGGCTGTATAGAAAG GAAAGGGAAGAGGAAGCTGTAGACATCTTGAGAAGGATATACCCTGCTGAGGAGGTTGAAGCAGAAATTGCGGCTCTACGACTATCAGTTGAAGCTGAAATTGCTGAGGAAGGTTCGATCGGAGAATATAGTTTACCTGGTAAGTTAAGGAAGGCATTGAGCAATGTAGCTGTCCGGAGAGGACTCGTTGCTGGCATTCTCTGCCAGGTTGCTCAACAGTTTGTGGGTATCAACACCGTTATGTATTACAGTCCCACTATTGTTCAGTTGGCTGGCTTTGCTTCTAACAGTACTGCCTTAGCACTTTCTCTAATAACCTCTGGGCTCAATGCCCTTGGATCCATAGTCAGCATCTACTTTGTTGACAGAGCTGGGAGGAGAAGGTTGCTACTTCTCAGTTTGATTGGTATCGTAACCTGTCTTGCATTACTTAGCGGTGTGTTCTTTGGAGCAACAAAACACTCGCCAGCGGTTAGCAAAGAGGAAACACAACTATTCGGCAATTACACATGTCCTGCTTTCAACCCAATCTCAGGCATGGAATGGACGTGTATGGATTGCATGAGAGCAACTTCTGAGTGTGGCTTTTGTGCTCATGAAGGGAATAAA CTTCTTCCCGGAGCATGCTTGCGGTCGGATTCTACGGTTAGAGATGCTTGTCACGCCAATCATCGTGAGTGGTATACTCGAGGATGCCCAAGCAACTTTGGATGGTTGGCTCTCGTCGCTCTCGGAGCATACATTGTATCTTACTCTCCTGGCATGGGCACTGTCCCCTGGATTGTCAACTCGGAGATATACCCCTTACGATACCGAGGACTCTGTGGGGGGTTGGCCGCAGTAGCTAATTGGATCTCCAATCTGATCGTCACACAAACCTTTCTGAGCTTGACGGAGGCTTTAGGAACAGCTCCCACCTTCCTCTTGTTCTGTGGCATTTCTGCTGTTGCCTTTGTGTTTATCTTTTTACTTGTACCGGAAACCAAGGGTTTGTCATTCGAAGAAGTGGAGAAGATGCTGGAAAGCAATGATTATAAGGCATGGCATGGAGCAAGGACTCAAGAAAGCAAAgatcataattaa
- the LOC135637112 gene encoding uncharacterized protein LOC135637112, translating into MTMESADLEGQEQARNEHAASPSLDNSAEFTEDDHSDFSVFDAKLEFEKIMRKIPLYLEIKQPKLHRRCRQIQRSLPCSNSQNHLTGTNKNLAPSFFADLEEISCESHVILYGNKSLLNIPASMTASGYILKTSKLMDITRNINNLSKFFPECSPFVQSGNIVMSPSARWVHDFTQGNVKGSGPIKSSLSFDPVKQDVHMKQIISRLAGNMEMKFSDSSSFPRICSPLLENAKPLAEPPWKQSSDAKFSQELMFSCSSPESTSSYQSTSPAHGCVSSALLHCVWESDIRYFLFTMDADDGGKVYAASPLKIKPSVDKSLDYIYLFHSWKAIGNESKKNVISASPVVGKMKVSSSVIVNSNRSKFIETEFVLFGANEKHSAENKSSSNPKKKNMHFRKMAVIFRPSHSSKHSPKIKVGITGSGFGDLCQFFSGEQQIIDEPDCSEHLLNDFLPNRELAAIVVRDYGCNVSKGVAFGGWGLKFLEKVELDDVDSSREPPSSSSESCKERFICDRETIARNVTVLVPAGFHGGSFTRAGGPSSLTDRWKSGGQCDCGGWDIGCPIKVLNNNSICSLVLPKAKVEGDCKSFELFTEDVKHSEPTLIVLNVSKDMYAVKSGSTLSALQSFAIAVATIHSQTPDLYPNL; encoded by the exons ATGACAATGGAAAGTGCAGATTTGGAAGGGCAAGAACAAGCAAGGAATGAACATGCTGCATCTCCTAGTTTGGATAATAGTGCAGAATTTACGGAAGATGATCACTCAGATTTTAGTGTTTTCGATGCTAAATTGGAGTTTGAGAAGATTATGAGAAAAATACCTTTGTATTTGGAAATCAAACAACCAAAACTTCACAGAAGATGCAGGCAAATCCAAAGATCACTTCCATGCAGCAACTCTCAGAATCATCTTACTGGTACCAACAAAAATCTTGCACCATCATTTTTTGCTGATCTTGAAGAAATTAGTTGTGAATCTCATGTTATTCTTTACGGAAACAAATCATTGTTAAACATCCCTGCTAGCATGACAGCCTCCGGTTACATCTTGAAGACCTCAAAGTTGATGGATATAACTCGAAACATAAACAATTTAAGCAAATTCTTTCCTGAATGTTCACCTTTTGTTCAGTCAGGAAACATAGTCATGAGTCCTTCAGCTAGATGGGTTCATGATTTTACACAAGGAAATGTGAAGGGAAGTGGGCCGATAAAAAGCTCATTGTCTTTTGATCCAGTTAAGCAAGACGTTCACATGAAACAAATTATATCAAGATTGGCCGGTAACATGGAAATGAAATTCTCAGATTCATCAAGCTTTCCTAGGATTTGTAGCCCATTGTTAGAAAATGCAAAACCACTCGCAGAACCTCCATGGAAACaatcatctgatgcaaaattctcTCAGGAGTTGATGTTTTCTTGCTCGAGTCCGGAATCGACTTCATCCTACCAGTCTACTTCACCTGCACATGGCTGTGTCAGCTCAGCACTTCTTCACTGTGTCTGGGAGAGTGACATTCGTTATTTCTTATTCACCATGGATGCTGATGATGGAGGTAAAGTATATGCGGCCAGTCCTCTGAAGATCAAACCCTCTGTTGACAAGTCTCTGGATTACATTTATCTGTTCCATTCGTGGAAAGCTATCGGAAATGAGTCAAAGAAAAATGTTATCAGTGCTTCACCTGTTGTTGGAAAGATGAAGGTATCAAGCTCTGTAATCGTTAACTCGAACAGATCAAAATTCATAGAGACTGAGTTTGTCTTGTTTGGTGCTAATGAAAAACATTCTGCAGAAAATAAGTCATCATCTAATcccaagaaaaaaaatatgcatTTTAGAAAGATGGCTGTGATATTTAGACCAAGCCATTCGTCAAAGCACAGTCCTAAAATCAAGGTTGGTATAACAGGTTCTGGATTTGGTGATCTCTGTCAATTCTTTTCTGGCGAGCAGCAAATTATCGATGAACCAGATTGTTCAGAACACCTTTTAAATGATTTCCTACCCAATCGTGAGTTGGCTGCAATAGTAGTCAGAGATTATGGATGCAATGTCTCAAAAGGAGTTGCTTTTGGCGGTTGGGGACTCAAGTTCCTTGAGAAAGTTGAACTTGACGATGTTGATTCTTCTCGAGAGCCAccctcatcttcttctgaaaGTTGTAAAGAAAGATTTATATGTGACAGAGAGACGATTGCTAGGAATGTAACTGTTCTAGTCCCAGCTGGATTTCATGGTGGGTCATTTACCAGAGCTGGTGGCCCTTCTAGTCTCACTGACAGATGGAAGTCAGGTGGACAGTGTGACTGTGGTGGGTGGGATATTGGATGTCCTATAAAAGTATTGAACAATAACTCTATCTGTTCACTTGTTTTGCCCAAGGCTAAGGTGGAAGGGGATTGCAAGTCATTTGAATTGTTTACAGAG GATGTAAAGCACAGTGAACCCACTCTCATAGTGTTGAATGTGAGCAAAGACATGTATGCCGTTAAATCTGGATCAACTCTATCAGCTCTGCAGTCTTTCGCCATAGCAGTTGCGACGATCCATTCACAGACACCAGATCTATATCCAAATCTGTAA
- the LOC103983404 gene encoding uncharacterized protein LOC103983404, protein MQEGISSPIAVQLLDFCDDDGSAASDIFTLTDHHPSQPCLPHREDGSSSSSSSTSSSISTSSAATTAIATNTPLYGYAGDAGPFSPFSSLYALLDAPSVSLDPEPGLARYPSSSSSSQNPPPHTLPPPMFPLAPTPTYVGDPFDHILLTETIPSGFSLDPAMVVPMPATGGPPCQQQNPQAAYGEQHYTAAMQQPQELVGLDAPPCGFLEGTLGMGAALYGSGGGGEPQGFFGMAAAGPDAALVGLGDAAEGSDLGTFGQETIARAYSPGDLQVINGGGQHLMVGCSGNSRPPLPATDVSPLEDSSYKVGRLSVEERKEKIHRYMKKRNERNFSKKIKYACRKTLADSRPRVRGRFAKNDELGDLARLRSSNHEFEDEEEVAIKEEDILNTSDILAHLSGVNSLKCNYTLESWI, encoded by the exons ATGCAGGAGGGTATCTCGAGTCCCATCGCCGTGCAGCTGCTCGACTTCTGCGACGACGACGGCAGTGCCGCAAGCGACATCTTCACCCTCACCGACCACCACCCGAGCCAACCCTGTCTCCCTCACCGCGAGGAcggctcctcctcttcctcttcttctacttcctcctccatctccacctcctcTGCAGCCACAACGGCCATTGCCACAAACACCCCCCTCTACGGCTATGCCGGTGACGCGGGGCCATTCTCACCCTTTTCCTCCCTCTACGCCCTTCTGGATGCCCCTTCGGTGTCGCTCGACCCCGAACCCGGCCTCGCCCGGTACCCTTCCTCGTCATCGTCGTCCCAAAATCCACCTCCTCATACTCTTCCTCCGCCGATGTTCCCGCTCGCGCCGACGCCGACGTACGTCGGGGACCCGTTCGACCATATCTTACTGACGGAGACCATACCCAGTGGGTTCTCTCTCGACCCCGCCATGGTAGTCCCCATGCCAGCGACGGGGGGCCCACCATGCCAGCAGCAGAACCCGCAGGCGGCGTACGGGGAGCAGCACTACACGGCGGCGATGCAGCAACCGCAGGAGTTGGTGGGGCTGGATGCGCCACCGTGCGGGTTTCTCGAAGGTACTCTTGGCATGGGTGCCGCGCTGtacggcagcggcggcggaggtGAGCCGCAGGGGTTCTTCGGGATGGCGGCGGCGGGACCGGACGCAGCACTGGTGGGGTTGGGCGACGCGGCAGAGGGCAGCGACCTGGGCACGTTCGGGCAGGAGACGATCGCTCGAGCGTACAGCCCCGGCGACTTGCAGGTAATTAACGGAGGAGGCCAGCATCTGATGGTCGGATGCAGCGGCAACTCCCGGCCGCCGCTGCCGGCCACCGACGTCTCACCGTTGGAAGACTCCTCCTACAAGGTTGGCCGCTTATCCgtggaggagaggaaggagaagatccACAGGTACATGAAGAAGCGGAACGAGCGAAACTTCAGCAAGAAGATCAAG TATGCTTGTAGAAAAACCTTAGCCGACAGCCGACCTCGAGTCCGGGGAAGATTTGCCAAGAATGATGAACTTGGAGATCTGGCAAGACTGAGATCCAGCAACCATGAATTCGAGGACGAGGAAGAA GTGGCCATCAAGGAAGAAGACATCCTCAACACCTCTGACATCCTTGCACATCTCAGTGGGGTGAACTCATTGAAGTGCAACTACACCCTTGAATCCTGGATATGA